From Variovorax sp. PMC12, the proteins below share one genomic window:
- a CDS encoding Lrp/AsnC family transcriptional regulator: MKLDSIDIKILDLLQQDAELQVAHIAEQVGLSATPCWRRVQRLKEAGVITRSVALLDPRKVNVAVTVFVSVRTSTHSQEWFDRFTATVHAIPEVVEFYRMSGDVDYLLRVVVPDIAAYDAVYKRLISGTNLHDVSSSFAMQELKQTTALPLGYV; the protein is encoded by the coding sequence ATGAAACTGGATTCCATAGATATCAAGATTCTTGATCTCCTGCAGCAAGACGCCGAGCTGCAGGTGGCGCACATCGCCGAGCAGGTGGGCCTGTCTGCCACGCCATGCTGGAGGCGCGTCCAGCGGCTCAAGGAGGCGGGCGTCATCACGCGCTCGGTGGCCCTGCTCGACCCGCGCAAGGTCAACGTGGCGGTGACGGTCTTCGTGTCGGTGCGGACCAGCACGCACTCGCAGGAGTGGTTCGACCGCTTCACCGCCACGGTCCATGCCATTCCGGAAGTGGTCGAGTTCTACCGGATGAGCGGCGACGTGGACTACCTGCTGCGCGTGGTGGTGCCGGACATCGCCGCCTACGACGCCGTCTACAAGCGACTGATCTCGGGCACGAACCTGCACGACGTCAGCTCCAGCTTCGCCATGCAGGAACTGAAGCAGACCACGGCGCTCCCGCTGGGCTACGTGTAG
- a CDS encoding efflux RND transporter periplasmic adaptor subunit, with the protein MTEQRHAALTIHPTGESDGELLRRRQIVRRTRWLVLIVLMLLGLGAARTVFVRIANARALEAGTTERAKQYVQTALPRVPTAGQTLSLPGTLQGFVQSPISARASGYLKRWTKDIGSRVEKGELLAELETPEIDQQLSQAVAARAQAASGLELARSTAERWEALRKKDVVSQQELDERRSAVAQATSNVAAADANVQRLKQTEGFKRVVAPFAGVITRRNVDVGDLIDAGAGGGAGRALFLLAQTDPLRVYINVPQAYAQLVKTGQPVVVTQAELRGQTFKGQVARTAGSIDTTTRMMQVEVSLPNSDGALLPGAYVQVSLPLAASRTLSVPSNALLFRAEGTRIAVVDAQGRVNLRAVTLGRNYGENVEVIDGLEKTDRMVLNPSDSLAEGDVVAVAPEAPPAKAPTPKAPA; encoded by the coding sequence ATGACGGAGCAACGCCACGCGGCATTGACCATCCATCCCACCGGCGAGAGCGACGGCGAGCTGCTGCGCCGCCGGCAGATCGTGCGACGCACGCGCTGGCTGGTGCTGATCGTGCTCATGCTGCTGGGCCTGGGCGCGGCGCGCACGGTGTTCGTGCGCATCGCCAACGCCCGCGCGCTCGAAGCGGGCACGACCGAACGCGCCAAGCAGTACGTGCAGACCGCCCTGCCCCGCGTGCCCACCGCCGGCCAGACGCTGTCGCTGCCGGGCACGCTGCAGGGCTTCGTGCAGTCACCGATTTCGGCGCGCGCCAGCGGCTACCTCAAGCGCTGGACAAAGGACATCGGCAGCCGCGTCGAGAAGGGCGAGCTGCTCGCCGAACTCGAGACGCCCGAGATCGACCAGCAGCTGTCGCAGGCCGTGGCCGCGCGCGCACAGGCCGCCTCCGGCCTGGAACTGGCGCGCAGCACCGCCGAGCGCTGGGAAGCGCTGCGCAAGAAGGATGTGGTCTCGCAGCAGGAACTGGACGAGCGCCGCAGCGCGGTGGCGCAGGCCACCTCCAACGTGGCGGCGGCCGACGCCAACGTGCAGCGGCTGAAGCAGACCGAGGGCTTCAAGCGCGTGGTGGCGCCGTTCGCGGGCGTGATCACGCGGCGCAACGTGGACGTGGGCGACCTGATCGACGCGGGCGCGGGCGGCGGTGCCGGTCGCGCGCTGTTCCTGCTGGCGCAGACCGATCCGCTGCGCGTGTACATCAACGTGCCGCAGGCCTACGCCCAGCTCGTGAAGACCGGCCAGCCCGTGGTAGTGACGCAGGCCGAGCTGCGCGGCCAGACCTTCAAGGGCCAGGTGGCGCGCACCGCCGGCTCCATCGACACGACCACGCGGATGATGCAGGTGGAGGTGTCGCTGCCCAACAGCGACGGCGCGCTGCTGCCGGGCGCCTATGTGCAGGTGTCGCTGCCGCTGGCCGCGAGCCGCACGCTCTCGGTGCCGTCGAACGCGCTGCTGTTCCGCGCCGAGGGCACGCGCATCGCGGTGGTCGATGCGCAGGGCCGCGTCAACCTGCGCGCCGTGACGCTGGGCCGCAACTACGGCGAGAACGTCGAGGTGATCGACGGCCTCGAGAAAACCGACCGCATGGTGCTGAACCCGTCCGACTCGCTGGCCGAAGGCGACGTGGTGGCGGTGGCGCCCGAAGCGCCGCCGGCGAAGGCGCCGACACCGAAGGCCCCGGCGTGA
- a CDS encoding thioesterase family protein, whose translation MNLYLRLLMTLLRAWRAPRLVPGDTLERRLRVLPNDLDINGHMNNGRYLTIIDLMLVEYFVRTGFAATMLRQGWRPMSGGSLISYRRGLNPFEVYTLRFRLDATDQHWNYMRFEFVKGDKVCAAGYMKGAAVGRNGLVPNLESYAAMGLVPPAHALPSPVRDWIAAEQGVMSAAW comes from the coding sequence ATGAATCTCTACTTGCGCCTGCTGATGACTCTGCTGCGTGCCTGGCGTGCACCGCGCCTGGTGCCAGGCGACACGCTGGAGCGGCGGCTTCGGGTGCTGCCCAACGACCTGGACATCAACGGCCACATGAACAACGGCCGCTATCTGACCATCATCGACCTGATGCTGGTCGAGTACTTCGTGCGCACCGGCTTTGCCGCGACCATGTTGCGTCAGGGCTGGCGGCCGATGTCGGGTGGCTCGCTCATCAGCTATCGGCGTGGGCTGAACCCGTTCGAGGTGTACACGCTGCGTTTCCGGCTCGACGCCACCGACCAGCACTGGAACTACATGCGCTTCGAGTTCGTCAAGGGCGACAAGGTATGCGCCGCCGGCTACATGAAGGGCGCGGCCGTAGGGCGCAACGGGCTGGTGCCCAACCTGGAGTCGTACGCCGCCATGGGCCTGGTGCCGCCGGCGCATGCACTGCCGTCGCCCGTGCGCGACTGGATCGCGGCAGAGCAGGGCGTGATGAGCGCGGCCTGGTGA
- a CDS encoding efflux RND transporter permease subunit, producing the protein MVQLALRRPYTFIVMAMLIVLATPFVLARMATDIFPEINIPVVSVIWNYTGLPAQEMGQRISGQVERGLTTTVSDIEHIESQSLAGVSIIKVFFQPTANIEMAISQVVASMQAQVRQLPPGITPPLVIKYSASSVPVIQLALSSPTRSENSLFDATVNQLRPQLITVPGAAIPFPYGGKNRLISVDLDTQALQARGLSPADVVNAVNTQNLILPSGTAKFGATEYNVKMNGSPDAIAGLNDLPIRTVNGATTYLRDVAYVRDGFSPQTNVVRQDGVRGVLLSVLKNGGASTLDIVSNIRAMLPVAAQTMPEDIKITPLFDQSVFVKAAVKGVVFEAILAAALTAAMVLLFLGNWRSTLIIGLTIPLSILASILVLYSLGETLNLMTLGGLALSVGILVDQAIVTIENIERHLHMGKPLKEAIEVGAGEIGSAAFVSTLCICIVFVPMFFLSGVARFLFVPLAEAVVFAMLASYLLSRTLVPTLVMLLMGGSHGPQQPQPGEGARQSALQRLYRAFDQRFERVRRAYTLVLSAVLSRRAGFIGLFLGFCLLSCLLYPALGRDFFPTVDAGQIRLHLRAPTGTRIEETARLTDKVEAAIRELVPPDQLETILDNLGIPNSGINLSYSNAGTIGTFDGELLLSLKEGHKPTEQYVSLLRAELPKRFPGIEFFFQPADIVTQILNFGLPAAIDVQFSGNDIAGNAARAAELTKAIRQIPGAVDAHVHQRLDGPALSLQMDRTRLQQYGLTAANVGQNVLIALSGSSQTAPAFWLNPANGVVYSIAVQTPQYTVDSLDSLLNIPVGASGGAGGPGSQQLLGNLVSAQADRLPAVMSRYNIAPVIDVYVSVQGTDLASVASKVQKLVDEMRPKLSRGSRVDIRGQVQTMQSSFIGLGVGLAMAIVLVYLLIVVTFQSWLDAAIIITALPAALAGIAWMLFITGTTLSVPALTGAIMTMGVATANSILLVSFARERLQAGIPPLSAALEAGATRIRPVLMTALAMIIGMIPMALGLGEGAEQNAPLGRAVIGGLVFATVSTLFFVPAVFAGVHSRLARRRAAREASQQQHQPPAGATPQEN; encoded by the coding sequence ATGGTCCAGCTTGCGTTGCGTCGTCCGTACACCTTCATCGTCATGGCGATGCTGATCGTGCTGGCCACGCCCTTCGTGCTGGCGCGCATGGCGACCGACATCTTTCCGGAAATCAACATTCCGGTGGTCAGCGTCATCTGGAACTACACCGGCCTGCCGGCCCAGGAAATGGGGCAGCGCATCTCGGGCCAGGTCGAGCGCGGGCTGACCACAACCGTGAGCGACATCGAGCACATCGAGTCGCAGTCGCTGGCGGGCGTGTCGATCATCAAGGTGTTCTTCCAGCCCACGGCCAACATCGAGATGGCCATCTCGCAGGTAGTGGCCTCCATGCAGGCGCAGGTGCGGCAGCTGCCACCGGGCATCACGCCGCCGCTGGTCATCAAGTATTCGGCTTCCAGCGTGCCGGTGATCCAGCTGGCGCTCTCCAGCCCCACGCGTTCTGAAAACTCCCTGTTCGACGCCACCGTCAACCAGCTGCGCCCGCAGCTCATCACGGTGCCGGGCGCGGCCATTCCCTTTCCCTACGGCGGCAAGAACCGGCTGATCTCGGTCGACCTCGACACCCAGGCGCTGCAGGCGCGCGGCCTCTCGCCGGCCGACGTGGTGAACGCGGTGAACACGCAGAACCTGATCCTGCCCTCGGGCACGGCCAAGTTCGGCGCCACCGAATACAACGTGAAGATGAACGGCTCGCCCGACGCCATCGCGGGCCTGAACGACCTGCCGATCCGCACGGTGAACGGCGCCACCACCTACCTGCGCGACGTGGCCTACGTGCGCGACGGCTTCTCGCCGCAGACCAACGTGGTGCGCCAGGACGGCGTGCGCGGCGTCCTGCTGTCGGTGCTGAAGAACGGCGGCGCCTCCACGCTGGACATCGTGTCGAACATCCGCGCCATGCTGCCCGTCGCCGCGCAGACGATGCCCGAGGACATCAAGATCACGCCGCTGTTCGACCAGTCCGTGTTCGTCAAGGCGGCCGTGAAGGGCGTGGTGTTCGAAGCCATCCTGGCCGCCGCGCTCACCGCCGCGATGGTGCTGCTGTTCCTGGGCAACTGGCGCAGCACGCTGATCATCGGGCTGACCATTCCGCTGTCGATCCTGGCGTCCATCCTGGTGCTGTACTCGCTGGGCGAAACGCTCAACCTCATGACGCTGGGCGGGCTGGCGCTGTCGGTGGGCATCCTGGTCGACCAGGCGATCGTGACCATCGAGAACATCGAGCGGCACCTGCACATGGGCAAGCCGCTGAAGGAGGCCATCGAGGTCGGCGCGGGCGAGATCGGCTCGGCCGCCTTCGTCTCCACGCTGTGCATCTGCATCGTGTTCGTGCCGATGTTCTTTCTCTCGGGCGTGGCGCGCTTCCTGTTCGTGCCGCTGGCGGAGGCGGTGGTGTTCGCCATGCTGGCCTCCTACCTGCTCTCGCGCACGCTGGTGCCGACGCTGGTGATGCTGCTGATGGGCGGCTCGCACGGCCCGCAGCAACCGCAGCCGGGCGAAGGCGCAAGGCAGAGCGCGCTGCAGCGCCTGTACCGCGCCTTCGACCAGCGCTTCGAACGCGTGCGCCGTGCCTACACGCTGGTGCTGTCGGCGGTGCTCTCCAGGCGCGCCGGCTTCATCGGCCTGTTCCTCGGCTTCTGCCTGCTGTCGTGCCTGCTCTACCCGGCGCTGGGCCGCGACTTCTTCCCGACCGTCGATGCCGGCCAGATCCGCCTGCACCTGCGCGCACCCACCGGCACCCGCATCGAGGAAACCGCGCGCCTCACCGACAAGGTCGAGGCCGCCATCCGCGAGCTGGTGCCGCCGGACCAGCTCGAAACCATCCTGGACAACCTCGGCATTCCCAACAGCGGCATCAACCTGTCGTACAGCAACGCCGGCACCATCGGCACCTTCGACGGCGAGCTGCTGCTGTCGCTGAAAGAAGGCCACAAGCCGACCGAGCAGTACGTGTCGCTGCTGCGGGCCGAGCTGCCCAAGCGCTTTCCGGGCATCGAGTTCTTCTTCCAGCCGGCGGACATCGTCACGCAGATCCTGAACTTCGGCCTGCCCGCGGCCATCGACGTGCAGTTCAGCGGCAACGACATCGCCGGCAACGCGGCGCGCGCGGCCGAGCTGACCAAGGCGATACGGCAGATTCCGGGCGCGGTCGATGCCCACGTGCACCAGCGCCTGGACGGCCCCGCGCTGAGCCTGCAGATGGACCGCACGCGCCTGCAGCAATACGGCCTGACCGCCGCCAACGTGGGGCAGAACGTGCTCATCGCGCTGTCGGGCAGTTCGCAGACGGCGCCCGCGTTCTGGCTGAACCCGGCCAACGGCGTGGTCTACAGCATCGCGGTGCAGACGCCGCAATACACGGTCGATTCGCTCGATTCGCTGCTCAACATCCCGGTGGGCGCCAGCGGCGGCGCGGGCGGGCCGGGCTCGCAGCAGTTGCTGGGCAATCTCGTGAGCGCGCAGGCCGACCGGCTGCCGGCCGTCATGTCGCGCTACAACATCGCGCCGGTGATCGACGTGTACGTGAGCGTGCAGGGCACCGACCTGGCCAGCGTGGCCTCCAAGGTGCAGAAGCTGGTCGACGAGATGCGTCCGAAGCTCTCGCGCGGCAGCCGGGTCGACATCCGCGGCCAGGTGCAGACCATGCAGTCGTCGTTCATCGGCCTGGGCGTGGGGCTGGCGATGGCCATCGTGCTGGTGTACCTGCTGATCGTGGTCACCTTCCAGTCGTGGCTGGACGCGGCCATCATCATCACCGCGCTGCCGGCCGCGCTGGCGGGCATCGCGTGGATGCTGTTCATCACCGGCACCACGCTGAGCGTGCCGGCGCTCACGGGCGCGATCATGACCATGGGCGTGGCCACGGCCAACTCCATTCTTCTGGTGTCTTTCGCGCGCGAGCGGCTGCAGGCCGGCATCCCGCCGCTGTCGGCCGCGCTGGAAGCGGGCGCCACCCGCATCCGGCCGGTGCTGATGACGGCGCTGGCGATGATCATCGGCATGATCCCGATGGCGCTGGGCCTGGGCGAAGGCGCCGAGCAGAACGCGCCGCTGGGCCGTGCGGTGATCGGTGGCCTGGTCTTTGCCACGGTGTCGACGTTGTTTTTCGTACCCGCCGTGTTCGCGGGAGTGCACAGTCGGCTTGCCCGCCGCCGGGCGGCGCGTGAAGCCTCCCAGCAGCAGCATCAACCGCCAGCGGGCGCAACGCCCCAGGAGAATTGA
- a CDS encoding aminotransferase class V-fold PLP-dependent enzyme, which translates to MDIYLDANATTPVLPRARAAALAAMADDFGNPSSVHSTGLKARALMDSVRSRARRLLGAPTGDLLFLSGATEGIQTAVLSALSALRGREDVDCVLYGATEHKAVPEAISHWNKLLGLNLRVLPIPVGRDGRHDLHWLRAHAARAGLVCTMAANNETGVVSDLDGIAQALDGSPALWMVDSVQALGKLELRLEALRIDYAPFSGHKLYAPKGIGLLYVRAGAPFTPLMAGGGQEGALRSGTENMSGIAALGTVLEALEDGHTFRDARTLEAYRDRIAAALKDAFPGVVFNAPFELSLPTTLNFSVPGLDSKLLQDLFDAADVRVSGGSACGASKALPSHVLQAMGLPAWQAASAVRLSFGPASDAAFIDEACERIGSCGASLRASCLNTGADTSRPGDALDGLTRFVAGGACCYLLADAGSRRCVVIDPLPELTGRIAQLLRCQDYTLAAVLDTHSHGDHVSSVGELRAALPERLLQQGEVDALGWPLGADAICLGAQTLTRLATPGHTADSTAYLLHDEQLKIRLAFVGDTVMPGALGRSDFAQSAPLAFGPSLKQLAQAAGPGTLLLPAHDYDDRFASTLARECAAQPLLAQVLSGSIDAAGFASAKAELEKDLALTEYQTLACGARIDNGCAGPGHEMNAMQAQRLLLEHPGLVLVDVREPYEQRVSESSPFGVDTHREAVPLSGLLNALPGWMALPAGAPMLFYCRSGNRSAQAAKALRRLGHAQAWSLAGGLALCSAADAVAQPAASMH; encoded by the coding sequence ATGGACATCTACCTCGACGCCAACGCCACCACGCCCGTTCTGCCTCGTGCCCGGGCCGCGGCACTCGCAGCCATGGCCGACGACTTCGGCAACCCCAGCAGCGTCCACAGCACCGGGCTGAAGGCGCGCGCGCTGATGGATTCGGTGCGCTCCCGCGCGCGGCGCCTGCTGGGCGCTCCCACGGGCGACCTGCTGTTTCTCAGCGGCGCCACCGAAGGCATCCAGACGGCGGTGCTGTCGGCGTTGAGCGCGCTGCGCGGCCGCGAGGACGTCGACTGCGTGCTGTACGGCGCGACGGAGCACAAGGCGGTGCCGGAAGCGATCAGCCACTGGAACAAACTGCTGGGCCTGAACCTGCGCGTGCTGCCCATCCCGGTCGGTCGAGACGGCCGCCATGACCTGCATTGGCTGCGCGCGCATGCCGCACGTGCCGGTCTGGTCTGCACCATGGCCGCCAACAACGAGACCGGCGTCGTCAGCGACCTGGACGGCATCGCCCAGGCGCTCGACGGGAGCCCGGCGCTGTGGATGGTGGACAGCGTGCAGGCGCTGGGCAAGCTCGAGCTCCGGCTCGAAGCCCTCCGCATCGACTACGCGCCGTTCTCGGGGCACAAGCTCTATGCACCGAAGGGCATCGGCCTGCTGTACGTGCGCGCCGGCGCGCCGTTCACGCCGTTGATGGCGGGCGGCGGCCAGGAGGGCGCATTGCGCTCGGGGACCGAGAACATGTCCGGCATCGCCGCGCTCGGCACCGTGCTGGAAGCGCTCGAAGACGGCCACACCTTCCGGGACGCGCGCACGCTGGAGGCGTACCGCGACCGCATCGCCGCCGCGCTGAAGGATGCGTTCCCCGGCGTGGTGTTCAACGCGCCCTTTGAACTGAGCTTGCCGACGACCCTCAATTTCTCGGTGCCCGGCCTCGACTCGAAGCTCCTGCAGGATCTGTTCGACGCGGCCGACGTGCGGGTGAGCGGTGGCTCGGCCTGCGGCGCGTCGAAGGCGCTGCCGAGCCACGTGCTGCAAGCCATGGGGTTGCCCGCCTGGCAGGCGGCCTCGGCCGTGCGCCTGTCGTTCGGGCCGGCCAGCGACGCGGCCTTCATCGACGAAGCCTGTGAAAGGATCGGCTCCTGTGGCGCTTCGCTGCGCGCAAGCTGCCTCAATACCGGCGCCGACACCTCCCGTCCGGGCGACGCGCTCGACGGCCTGACCCGCTTCGTGGCCGGCGGTGCATGCTGCTACCTCCTGGCGGATGCCGGCAGCCGGCGCTGCGTGGTCATCGATCCGCTGCCCGAGTTGACCGGCCGCATCGCGCAGCTGCTTCGCTGCCAGGACTACACGCTGGCCGCCGTGCTCGACACGCACAGCCATGGCGATCATGTTTCCTCGGTGGGCGAATTGCGCGCCGCGCTGCCGGAACGCCTTCTCCAGCAAGGCGAGGTCGATGCGCTCGGCTGGCCCCTGGGCGCCGATGCCATCTGCCTGGGCGCGCAGACGCTGACCCGGCTGGCAACACCCGGGCACACCGCCGACTCGACCGCCTACCTGCTGCATGACGAGCAGTTGAAGATCCGCCTGGCATTCGTGGGCGACACGGTGATGCCCGGCGCGCTGGGGCGAAGCGATTTCGCGCAAAGTGCGCCGCTCGCATTCGGCCCTTCGCTGAAGCAACTGGCGCAGGCCGCGGGCCCCGGCACGCTGCTGCTCCCGGCGCACGACTACGACGACCGCTTCGCGAGCACCCTGGCCCGCGAATGCGCGGCCCAGCCGCTGCTCGCGCAGGTGCTGTCCGGCAGCATCGACGCGGCAGGCTTCGCCTCGGCAAAGGCCGAACTCGAGAAAGACCTCGCGCTGACCGAATACCAGACCCTCGCCTGCGGTGCGCGCATCGACAACGGCTGCGCCGGCCCGGGCCACGAGATGAACGCCATGCAGGCGCAGCGGCTGCTGCTCGAGCATCCGGGCCTGGTGCTGGTGGACGTGCGCGAGCCCTACGAGCAGCGCGTGAGCGAATCGTCGCCCTTCGGTGTCGACACCCACCGCGAGGCGGTGCCGCTGTCGGGGCTTCTGAATGCGCTGCCCGGCTGGATGGCGCTGCCGGCCGGTGCGCCGATGCTCTTCTACTGCCGAAGCGGCAATCGCAGCGCGCAGGCGGCCAAGGCCCTGCGCCGCCTCGGCCATGCGCAGGCATGGAGCCTGGCGGGCGGCCTCGCGCTGTGCTCCGCTGCGGACGCCGTCGCGCAGCCGGCTGCGTCAATGCACTGA
- a CDS encoding efflux transporter outer membrane subunit, protein MLLAGCAVGPDYRTPDTPLPVSWKLEEPWRVSTPSDTADKGPWWRRFGDPQLDALQQQALAGSPTLAIANARLAQARATLAANAAGQYPQVGLGTRASRLRISANRPLTNYATPNSTTVQSDFALSLNASYEVDLAGRVQRTVEGAKASAEQSAADLQNTRLLLSADVASSYFNLRSTDVELDVLTRSIALQRRALELVTARHDLGAVSGLDVAQQQALLETTLTQVDVLRKQRSQYEHALATLTGTPAPSFSLPVDLREIRPPAVPLGVPSEILQRRPDVASAERAMAAANAQIGVATAAFYPSIFISPTVGVDSRTIETLFNGPSLLWSLGVSATQVLFDGGRIRANVDFAKAGYEVTVGNYRRTVLTAMQEVEDGITGLAALDSATTQAQAAVTAARRVLDMATSRYEGGASTYLDVITAQQSLLTVERQAAQLRGQRLLTAVFLVKALGGDWCGADEPGKAPASSCPAVGIDRTAKAG, encoded by the coding sequence ATGCTGCTGGCGGGCTGCGCGGTCGGCCCCGACTACAGGACGCCGGACACGCCGCTGCCGGTCAGCTGGAAGCTGGAGGAGCCCTGGCGCGTGAGCACGCCGAGCGACACAGCCGACAAGGGCCCATGGTGGCGCCGCTTCGGCGACCCGCAGCTCGACGCGCTGCAGCAGCAGGCGCTGGCCGGCAGCCCCACGCTGGCCATCGCCAATGCGCGGCTGGCGCAGGCGCGCGCCACGCTCGCGGCCAATGCGGCCGGCCAATATCCGCAAGTCGGCCTCGGCACCCGCGCCTCGCGCCTGAGGATTTCCGCCAACCGCCCGCTCACCAACTACGCGACGCCCAATTCGACGACCGTGCAGAGCGACTTCGCGCTGTCGCTCAATGCGAGCTACGAAGTCGACCTGGCCGGCCGCGTGCAGCGCACGGTAGAGGGTGCCAAGGCGTCGGCGGAGCAATCGGCGGCGGACCTGCAGAACACCCGGCTGCTGCTCAGCGCCGACGTGGCCAGCAGCTACTTCAACCTGCGCTCGACCGACGTCGAACTCGACGTGCTCACCCGCTCCATCGCGCTGCAGCGCCGCGCGCTCGAGCTTGTCACGGCGCGCCACGACCTGGGCGCCGTATCGGGCCTGGACGTGGCGCAGCAGCAGGCGCTGCTGGAGACCACGCTGACGCAGGTCGACGTGCTGAGGAAGCAGCGTTCGCAGTACGAGCATGCGCTGGCCACGCTCACCGGCACGCCGGCGCCCAGCTTCTCGCTGCCGGTGGACCTGCGCGAGATCAGGCCGCCGGCCGTGCCGCTGGGCGTGCCGTCCGAGATCCTGCAGCGCCGGCCCGACGTGGCCTCGGCCGAGCGCGCGATGGCCGCCGCCAACGCGCAGATCGGCGTCGCCACCGCGGCCTTCTACCCGAGCATCTTCATCTCGCCCACCGTGGGCGTGGACAGCCGCACGATCGAGACCCTGTTCAATGGCCCGAGCCTGCTGTGGTCGCTGGGCGTGTCGGCCACGCAGGTGCTGTTCGACGGCGGACGCATCCGCGCCAACGTCGATTTCGCGAAGGCCGGCTACGAGGTCACCGTGGGCAACTACCGCCGCACCGTGCTGACCGCAATGCAGGAAGTGGAAGACGGCATCACCGGGCTTGCCGCGCTCGACAGCGCAACGACCCAGGCGCAGGCCGCCGTCACGGCCGCGCGCCGCGTGCTCGACATGGCCACCAGCCGTTATGAGGGCGGCGCGTCGACCTACCTCGACGTGATCACCGCGCAGCAGTCGCTGCTGACGGTGGAACGCCAGGCCGCGCAGCTGCGGGGGCAGCGGCTGCTGACCGCGGTGTTCCTGGTGAAGGCGCTGGGTGGCGACTGGTGCGGCGCGGATGAGCCCGGCAAGGCCCCGGCATCGTCGTGCCCCGCCGTCGGCATCGACCGGACTGCGAAGGCCGGTTGA
- a CDS encoding PA0069 family radical SAM protein gives MPAAHIPIHAIKGRGAATQLAHRFSKDERNAFDDGWGTLEDGVAEAQELQPIATEVRFEDVKSALNENDSPDIYFDRSLNPYRGCEHGCIYCFARPTHSYLNLSPGLDFETKLIAKRNIADMLRTELGRKSYRPSYIAIGTATDCYQPIERDLRLTRSVIELLQEARHPFALVTKSSAIERDLDVIAPMAADRLAAVYVTVTTLDGELARKLEPRAAAPHRRLRTIRTLTEAGVPVGVSVAPQIPFVTEDMEQVLEAAWEAGARSAFYTVVRLPWEVAPLFKEWLALHYPQRADRIMARIHEMRGGKDYDADFATRMKGSGLWADLIHQRFEKATNRLGYNRERIPLDITAFRPPGAAGQGSLF, from the coding sequence ATGCCCGCAGCCCACATCCCCATCCACGCCATCAAGGGCCGCGGCGCGGCTACGCAGCTTGCGCATCGCTTCTCCAAGGACGAGCGCAATGCCTTCGACGACGGCTGGGGCACGCTCGAAGACGGCGTGGCCGAGGCGCAGGAGCTGCAGCCCATCGCCACCGAGGTGCGCTTCGAAGACGTCAAGTCGGCGCTCAACGAGAACGACTCGCCCGACATCTACTTCGACCGCTCGCTCAACCCCTACCGCGGCTGCGAACATGGTTGCATCTATTGCTTCGCCCGGCCCACGCACAGCTACCTCAACCTGTCGCCCGGCCTCGACTTCGAGACCAAGCTGATCGCCAAGCGAAACATCGCCGACATGCTGCGTACGGAACTCGGGCGCAAGAGCTACCGGCCCAGCTACATCGCCATCGGCACCGCCACCGACTGCTACCAGCCCATCGAGCGAGACTTGAGGCTCACCCGCTCGGTCATCGAACTGCTGCAGGAAGCGCGGCATCCGTTCGCGCTGGTCACCAAGTCGAGCGCCATCGAGCGCGACCTCGACGTGATCGCGCCCATGGCCGCCGACCGTCTTGCGGCCGTGTACGTGACCGTGACCACGCTCGACGGCGAACTCGCCCGCAAGCTGGAGCCGCGCGCCGCGGCGCCGCACCGCCGGCTGCGCACCATCCGCACGCTGACCGAGGCGGGCGTGCCGGTCGGCGTGAGCGTGGCGCCGCAGATTCCCTTCGTGACCGAAGACATGGAACAGGTGCTCGAGGCCGCATGGGAAGCCGGCGCGCGCAGCGCCTTCTACACCGTGGTGAGGCTGCCGTGGGAGGTGGCGCCGCTCTTCAAGGAATGGCTGGCGCTGCACTATCCGCAGCGCGCCGACCGCATCATGGCGCGCATCCACGAGATGCGCGGCGGCAAGGACTACGACGCCGACTTCGCCACGCGCATGAAGGGCTCGGGCCTGTGGGCCGACCTGATCCACCAGCGCTTCGAGAAGGCGACCAACCGACTGGGCTACAACCGCGAGCGCATTCCGCTGGACATCACGGCGTTCCGGCCGCCTGGCGCCGCGGGGCAGGGCAGCCTGTTCTGA
- a CDS encoding MarR family winged helix-turn-helix transcriptional regulator, whose product MATTKTPKPKKPTELDRAPSSPHGTQAWLAVVRAYNLCDAVMTSRLAAIGLRVGEHEVLATIATTPGITQQALAARCFVAKSGVSMLLTQMETRGWVRRDSDGADARIRRLTLTDDGMAIARKCLAIQAELVSAMVAPATAQELEIVADAMNRVSVALEAMRAGKA is encoded by the coding sequence ATGGCCACCACCAAAACCCCAAAGCCAAAAAAGCCGACCGAACTCGACCGCGCGCCCTCGTCGCCTCATGGAACCCAAGCCTGGCTGGCGGTGGTACGGGCCTACAACCTGTGCGACGCGGTCATGACGTCACGACTCGCCGCGATCGGTTTGCGCGTGGGCGAACACGAGGTGCTGGCCACCATCGCGACCACGCCGGGCATCACGCAGCAGGCGTTGGCCGCTCGTTGCTTCGTCGCCAAGAGTGGCGTCAGCATGCTGCTCACGCAGATGGAGACCAGGGGATGGGTGCGGCGCGACAGCGACGGTGCCGACGCGCGAATCAGGCGCCTGACCTTGACCGATGACGGCATGGCAATCGCCCGGAAGTGCCTGGCGATCCAGGCCGAACTCGTGAGTGCGATGGTTGCGCCAGCCACTGCGCAAGAACTGGAAATCGTCGCCGACGCAATGAACCGCGTGTCCGTGGCTCTCGAGGCAATGCGGGCGGGCAAGGCCTGA